The following coding sequences are from one Mugil cephalus isolate CIBA_MC_2020 chromosome 9, CIBA_Mcephalus_1.1, whole genome shotgun sequence window:
- the spa17 gene encoding sperm surface protein Sp17: MSVPFSNTHLRVPRGFGTLLEGLTREVLRDQPEDIPKYAAQYFNTLLKQREESDMDPAEWAAKLEDRFYNNHAFKTTEAGPENETTSEVTISEEKSLKSQTEDESGHSAEASLLSTTQPNVSDLTEGTAEEETHNPISVETGLSEVEAINKFPNADIQADELSGTDEEKDPTTLDPVDSNADETCSTSVPDQNKPQSELEPTGLLSFGGISNVDVCAQELGATEDEGADKQGAEDNETEEEEDHVAEPVDIFPYSGLADVDVCAAELGGTERTMEGPTVQGEKHGVEEEEGLKQSEETGVESSLTQSEITEGNQEEEEEDQAEKTKEENRTGTKASSGETHESLAHTVGGLDGNFIPKEDSLVEISFEDVPEAQQITEVGEKQPEEEGSLEVLETKILEMQQKEESTELAPSATDQNVSDTQDYDILKMEGAETNVVPEREKIESQHEVLDIIQEHVDTNDSNLNDSDDEEKEKGVKNISSSDQPTGEAEKENQEDTTDHKYEDSEEISQSTFHQGEDSEKVENDVKCDETTDEVGEGGYSEMEGQELNDHGPEKNSSQMTQSDTSAAGVEAESANFEVGVLHLTEENVGIERALEESQPGDTVEKEEVMSKEAHELSEARTDSEGQDKGDAIQEENNISLTADHQGEERTLETERDTTEFEGNSSDKVKMDCHNEECSRPQEEEDIMDIPLDDPEANRAAAKIQAGFRGHMTRKKMKPEDKAEGEEVSSTGDVLNGSQGDAETGRSGAVESDDTSVPEQ; this comes from the exons ATGTCAGTGCCTTTCTCCAACACTCACCTCCGAGTCCCCCGAGGATTTGGTACACTTCTAGAGGGATTGACCCGAGAAGTCTTACGAGACCAGCCTGAAGACATCCCTAAATATGCTGCACAGTACTTCAACACTCTACTCAAACAAAGAGAAG AGAGTGACATGGACCCCGCTGAGTGGGCTGCTAAACTGGAGGACAGATTCTACAACAACCATGCGTTCAAGACTACTGAG gCTGGTCCTGAAAATGAAACTACCTCTGAAGTGACTATTTCCGA AGAAAAATCGTTAAAGTCCCAAACTGAAGATGAATCAGGTCATTCAGCAGAAGCCTCACTTCTTTCCACCACACAACCTAATGTGTCTGATTTGACTGAAGGTACAGCTGAAGAAGAAACCCATAATCCTATATCTGTGGAAACAGGACTTTCAGAAGTTGAAGCAATCAACAAGTTCCCAAATGCAGATATACAGGCAGATGAACTGAGTGGTACAGACGAAGAGAAAGACCCAACTACACTCGATCCAGTTGACAGTAACGCTGATGAAACTTGTTCCACCTCGGTTCCAGACCAAAATAAACCACAGTCTGAGTTAGAGCCCACTGGCTTGTTGTCATTCGGAGGGATTTCAAATGTAGATGTGTGCGCTCAGGAGTTAGGAGCGACAGAAGATGAGGGTGCTGATAAACAAGGAGCTGAAGATAACGAgactgaagaagaggaagatcaTGTTGCAGAGCCAGTGGACATCTTTCCATATTCTGGCCTTGctgatgtggatgtgtgtgctGCAGAGCTTGGAGGAACAGAGAGAACAATGGAAGGACCCACTGTTCAAGGTGAAAAACATGGCgttgaagaggaagaaggctTAAAACAGTCTGAGGAAACTGGCGTAGAATCCTCACTGACTCAATCTGAAATCACTGAGGgcaaccaagaagaagaagaagaagatcaagcAGAAAAAACTAAAGAGGAGAACAGAACAGGGACTAAAGCTTCTTCTGGGGAGACACATGAAAGTTTAGCTCATACTGTGGGTGGTTTAGATGGTAATTTCATACCAAAGGAGGATTCTTTAGTGGAGATTAGCTTTGAAGATGTTCCAGAGGCTCAACAGATTACTGAAGTTGGGGAGAAACAGCCAGAGGAAGAGGGTTCATTAGAGGTCTTAGAGACTAAGATATTAGAAATGCAGCAGAAGGAAGAGTCCACGGAGCTTGCTCCAAGTGCAACAGACCAAAATGTATCTGATACCCAAGATTATGATATACTTAAAATGGAGGGTGCTGAAACAAATGTTGTccctgaaagagagaaaatagaaagtCAGCATGAGGTATTGGATATAATACAAGAGCACGTGGACACAAATGATTCTAATTTaaatgacagtgatgatgaagagaaggaaaaaggtGTTAAAAACATCAGCTCATCAGATCAGCCCACTGgtgaggcagaaaaagaaaaccaggaGGATACAACTGATCATAAATATGAGGATAGTGAGGAGATAAGCCAGAGCACATTTCACCAGGGTGAGGATTCTGAAAAGGTGGAAAATGATGTCAAATGTGATGAGACAACAGACGAGGTTGGGGAAGGCGGTTACAGTGAGATGGAGGGTCAAGAACTTAATGATCATGGGCCAGAAAAGAATTCCTCACAAATGACTCAATCAGATACATCTGCGGCTGGTGTGGAAGCAGAGAGTGCAAACTTTGAGGTAGGTGTACTGCATCTAACCGAGGAGAACGTGGGGATTGAGAGAGCACTTGAGGAGTCACAGCCAGGAGATACAGTGGAAAAAGAAGAGGTCATGTCAAAGGAAGCTCATGAACTTTCAGAGGCAAGGACTGATTCTGAAGGGCAAGACAAAGGTGATGCAATCcaggaagaaaataacatcAGTCTCACTGCGGACCACCAAGGAGAGGAAAGGACACTGGAGACTGAGAGGGACACCACAGAGTTTGAAGGCAACAGTAGTGACAAGGTAA AAATGGACTGTCACAAC GAGGAATGCAGCCGgccccaggaggaggaggacatcatGGACATCCCACTGGATGACCCAGAAGCTAACAGGGCCGCCGCCAAGATCCAGGCTGGCTTCCGCGGGCACATGACCCGTAAGAAGATGAAGCCAGAGGACAAAGCCGAAGGGGAGGAGGTGAGCAGCACTGGGGATGTGCTCAACGGCAGCCAGGGGGACGCAG agACAGGAAGATCGGGGGCAGTAGAGAGCGACGACACATCTGTGCCAGAACAGTGA
- the LOC125013709 gene encoding uncharacterized protein LOC125013709 has translation MMLLVHLTLLYLGVTQDFGSCVNMKKAIDYLTVELGDTLTLNCTYNCSSGFVRGCWSEASDNSGCHGVLSKSDFCTVSLFLTNLCAEDLKKNYTCYTEHTDDPKLPQKTERIVLLQLPAPSHVPKWTVTPKTESKNASLPAKPKDSGGGEFTGIQVLATVTVVVAIILAALAVYLCLNRNKHGWNDKGEPVVSRSGSPQPPLPAFLPLKGTLSTPNERVTLRLPPSDNESDTEVPYADIMITVRGVSTPELTQVSYLIAGEQKEWWGDESRPHLHASRSADRLHVPQPREVSRKMSTNSEYAVITYA, from the exons ATGATGCTCTTAGTCCACTTGACTTTACTCTATTTGGGGGTAACACAAG ATTTTGGGAGCTGTGTTAACATGAAGAAAGCAATTGATTACTTGACCGTAGAGTTGGGCGACACACTTACGTTAAACTGCACCTACAATTGCTCCAGTGGATTTGTCCGTGGCTGTTGGAGTGAAGCATCAGACAACTCCGGCTGTCACGGCGTGCTGAGCAAGAGCGACTTTTGCACAGTGTCATTATTTCTGACAAATCTGTGCGCTGAAGATCTGAAAAAGAACTACACTTGCTACACAGAACATACAGATGACCCGAAACTTCCACAAAAAACAGAGCGAATCGTTTTGCTTCAGCTCCCAG ctccAAGTCATGTCCCAAAGTGGACAGTTACcccaaaaacagaaagtaaaaatg CATCTCTTCCTGCTAAGCCGAAAGATTCAGGCGGAG GAGAGTTTACTGGTATTCAGGTACTGGCAACAGTTACTGTCGTCGTGGCCATCATCCTTGCAGCACTAgctgtttatctgtgtttgaaCCGGAACAAACACGGCTGGAATGATAAAG GGGAGCCTGTTGTGTCCAGGTCAGG GTcaccacaaccaccactgcCTGCCTTCCTACCACTAAAGG GGACACTGTCGACACCAAATGAAAGAGTGACTCTGAGGCTTCCTCCATCAG ATAATGAAAGTGACACCGAAGTCCCATATGCTGACATAATGATCACCGTCCGTGGTGTCAGTACACCAGAGCTCACTCAGGTCAGCTACTTGATTGCTGGAGAACAAAAAGAG TGGTGGGGAGATGAATCAAGGCCCCACCTGCATGCCTCACGTTCAGCTGACAGACTCCATGTACCCCAGCCCAGAGAGGTCAGCCGAAAAATGAGCACCAACTCTGAGTATGCAGTCATCACTTACGCCTGA